One uncultured Fibrobacter sp. genomic region harbors:
- a CDS encoding glycoside hydrolase family 30 beta sandwich domain-containing protein: protein MNRLFKTATLAALSMLAGVSTTQAATITINPADTKQEIIGFGGASVYYQNWIANLPAADQEVLFDTAFTGLNLSILRIANWLQDESKDLTDDINIVKAAQKRLGSHLKIEMSSWSAPGNLKPSGSLNGYDGHSKSDKTLNKASGDAYGAYAYTDFANWWKRSLEAYAAQGIVPDYISLQNEPDMEANYEETLFEPTETNEIAGYKEALNAVYDAVKGKAKILGPEPLGIGYGNFDKYAKELDANKLDGYAYHLYHAMSGDNSGTNYLNPENFRAPMKSIADTYGTKPIIMTEFCPMLDEPREEDMLGLAHIMQIGFTDGKLGGYVAWQLFYGYHAQMIGVCPGAGWDLTGDGRYVCEGKEIKIFPEYHAMRHYSKFVNPGWKVIGATSDNSDLHTVAFQSANGDSITVVAINKSAATELSIPVDSYTAIHAVQSVENGDKSKEIAPQETISLPAKSITTVVFFSDTPSSIRTPVASNLIDDQNATAKVFDLNGNLVWNGLKNQAMNDDGTLRLNLRQGMYLVKTKNATVKAVKSN, encoded by the coding sequence ATGAATCGACTTTTCAAGACGGCGACTCTCGCCGCACTCTCTATGCTTGCAGGCGTTTCAACAACGCAGGCAGCCACCATTACAATCAACCCCGCCGACACCAAGCAAGAAATCATCGGCTTCGGCGGCGCATCCGTCTATTACCAGAACTGGATTGCCAACCTTCCCGCCGCAGACCAGGAAGTGCTATTCGACACCGCCTTCACGGGACTGAACCTTTCGATCCTCCGTATCGCAAACTGGCTCCAGGACGAAAGCAAGGACCTGACCGACGACATCAACATCGTAAAGGCAGCCCAAAAACGCCTCGGCAGCCACCTGAAAATCGAGATGTCCAGCTGGAGCGCTCCCGGCAACCTAAAGCCGAGCGGTAGTCTCAACGGCTACGACGGACATTCCAAATCGGACAAGACCCTGAATAAGGCAAGCGGGGACGCCTACGGCGCCTACGCCTACACCGACTTTGCCAACTGGTGGAAAAGAAGCCTTGAAGCCTACGCCGCACAGGGCATCGTTCCGGACTACATCAGCCTCCAGAACGAACCGGACATGGAAGCGAATTACGAAGAAACATTATTCGAACCCACCGAGACAAACGAGATTGCTGGCTACAAGGAAGCCCTGAACGCCGTCTATGACGCCGTCAAGGGAAAAGCAAAAATCCTGGGCCCCGAACCTCTCGGAATCGGATACGGCAACTTTGACAAATACGCCAAGGAACTCGACGCCAACAAGCTGGACGGTTACGCCTACCACCTGTACCACGCAATGAGCGGCGACAACTCCGGCACCAACTACCTGAATCCGGAAAATTTCCGCGCCCCCATGAAATCGATTGCCGATACATACGGCACAAAGCCCATTATCATGACGGAATTCTGCCCGATGCTTGACGAGCCTCGCGAAGAGGATATGCTTGGACTCGCCCATATCATGCAGATTGGCTTCACCGACGGAAAATTAGGTGGTTACGTCGCCTGGCAACTTTTCTACGGTTATCATGCACAAATGATCGGCGTGTGCCCCGGTGCAGGCTGGGACCTTACCGGAGATGGCAGATACGTGTGCGAAGGAAAGGAAATCAAGATTTTCCCCGAATACCACGCCATGCGTCACTATTCCAAGTTCGTGAACCCAGGCTGGAAAGTGATCGGCGCCACGAGCGACAACAGTGATCTGCACACGGTCGCATTCCAAAGCGCAAACGGTGACTCCATTACCGTGGTTGCCATCAACAAGTCCGCCGCAACGGAACTGAGCATTCCTGTCGACAGCTACACCGCCATTCACGCTGTACAGTCTGTCGAAAACGGTGACAAGAGCAAGGAAATTGCGCCCCAGGAAACGATTTCTCTCCCGGCAAAATCCATCACGACCGTCGTGTTCTTTTCAGATACCCCAAGCAGCATCCGTACCCCCGTCGCATCGAACCTCATCGACGACCAGAACGCCACCGCCAAGGTATTCGACCTGAACGGAAACCTCGTCTGGAACGGACTTAAGAACCAGGCGATGAATGATGACGGCACGCTCCGCCTGAATCTGCGCCAAGGCATGTACCTCGTAAAAACGAAGAACGCCACGGTGAAAGCTGTCAAGAGCAACTAG